In the Catenulispora sp. GP43 genome, one interval contains:
- a CDS encoding ArsR/SmtB family transcription factor, with the protein MLRIHFSPGDFARVRFLPRPAPLVELKLSLMMSRRRDSPVLFGRWRRDVGRRLPASTRPLWDLLQPFRGPAFLDPVSRDLEEGLDLVRGTPGTEVRSAVAGLQRPPTPWVKALMDRDAQAWAVLDRGLRDAYQSVLATAWTTVRERHAAEFTRFALRAAENGVEPALTTLAAGSTVHDGTWHIPALKDRDHHLTGKGLTLLPTFHWTHEPLIGFTPDQPLLLVYPAGPGFPPPAETPTGDPLADVLGTSRARVLRLLEHPHTTTDLAADANLSPAATSSHTTALRRAGLITTRRDGRSVQHTRTDLGRMLTEAGPA; encoded by the coding sequence ATGTTGCGCATCCACTTCAGCCCCGGCGACTTCGCCCGGGTCCGCTTCCTGCCCCGGCCCGCGCCGCTGGTGGAGCTGAAGCTGTCGCTGATGATGTCCCGGCGCCGCGACTCGCCGGTCCTGTTCGGCCGCTGGCGCCGCGACGTGGGCCGGCGCCTCCCGGCCAGCACCAGGCCGCTGTGGGACCTGCTCCAGCCGTTCCGCGGCCCGGCCTTCCTCGACCCGGTCTCCCGCGACCTCGAGGAGGGCCTGGACCTGGTCCGCGGCACGCCGGGCACCGAGGTCCGCTCCGCCGTCGCCGGCCTCCAGCGGCCGCCGACCCCGTGGGTCAAAGCCCTGATGGACCGGGACGCCCAAGCCTGGGCCGTCCTCGACCGGGGCCTGCGCGACGCCTACCAGTCCGTCCTGGCCACCGCGTGGACCACCGTCCGCGAACGCCACGCCGCCGAGTTCACCCGCTTCGCCCTACGCGCCGCCGAGAACGGCGTCGAACCGGCCCTGACCACCCTGGCCGCCGGCTCCACGGTCCACGACGGCACCTGGCACATCCCCGCGCTCAAAGACCGCGACCACCACCTGACGGGCAAAGGCCTGACCCTCCTGCCCACCTTCCACTGGACCCACGAACCCCTGATCGGCTTCACCCCCGACCAGCCGCTGCTCCTCGTCTACCCGGCCGGCCCCGGCTTCCCGCCGCCCGCCGAGACCCCGACCGGCGACCCCCTCGCCGACGTCCTGGGCACCTCCCGAGCCCGCGTCCTGCGCCTGCTGGAGCACCCGCACACCACCACCGACCTCGCCGCCGACGCGAACCTCAGCCCGGCCGCGACCAGCTCCCACACCACGGCCCTGCGCCGAGCCGGCCTGATCACCACCCGCCGCGACGGCCGCAGCGTCCAGCACACCCGCACCGACCTCGGCCGCATGCTCACCGAAGCCGGCCCCGCGTAG
- a CDS encoding iron chaperone, producing MANTTKKSTENFSDEERAAMKERAKEVRSAKKAATGADAEAEVLAKIAEFPPDDRELAEKLHELVKAAAPALTPRLWYGQPAYSKDGKVLVFFQPASKFKTRYATLGFSDVAALDDGEMWPTYYALTEMTDALKKRIAELVARAAA from the coding sequence ATGGCGAACACGACGAAGAAGAGCACCGAGAACTTCAGCGACGAAGAGCGCGCCGCGATGAAGGAGCGCGCGAAGGAGGTCCGGTCGGCGAAGAAGGCCGCGACCGGCGCGGACGCCGAGGCCGAGGTCCTGGCGAAGATCGCGGAGTTCCCGCCGGACGACCGCGAGCTGGCCGAGAAGCTGCACGAGCTGGTGAAGGCGGCGGCGCCGGCCCTGACCCCGCGGCTCTGGTACGGGCAGCCGGCGTACTCCAAGGACGGGAAGGTGCTGGTGTTCTTCCAGCCGGCGTCCAAGTTCAAGACCCGCTACGCCACCCTCGGTTTCAGCGACGTGGCCGCTCTCGACGACGGCGAGATGTGGCCGACGTACTACGCGCTCACCGAGATGACGGACGCGCTGAAGAAGCGGATTGCCGAGCTGGTGGCGCGAGCGGCTGCCTGA
- a CDS encoding S8 family serine peptidase: MQFARRHRIAVVAVTALGLGIGTSAAALASPMSAKPSAAQQLAALSTGAKHSVIVLLKNQHPELSVKTAKSQRKAATAADQAPLVSNVQATGAQDIKKFSVINGFSAKMTDAEAANLRQNPSVEAVVADQQRVVDPLSDAQKAAIADSAKGAASAGTAQTGADGQTPADKVLPGTCPTDPSKPLLEPEALQTTNTAFTDTNRPQAQNLVDGKGVKVAWIADGLDVNNPDFIRADGSHVFSDYQDFSGTDPNGNESGDEAFGDASSIAAQGLHSYDLSKYVMPHHPLPAGCNITVRGVAPGASLVGLNVFGAANLVFDSTVVQAIDYAVNVDNVDVINESLGSNAEPTEGLDVTSLADDAAVAAGVTVVTSTGDGGVTNTEGQPAVDPNVVSVGATTTFRDQAQTGTGGARNLASGWASNNTAALSSSGTNVKDRVPDLVAPGQGGWALCSPEARFSACVDYNGNPASLEDFGGTSMASPLVAGGAALVIEAYENTHGGVRPTPQLVKQILTSSASDLGLPADQQGAGELNTYRAVRTAMSVKDGNGAPKAQGDGLMATTAGGDTQVSMIGNGGSKQSASVTLTNTSPNTQTVSADVRELDTTVANVSGTKAVDFTDPNSPWFYEGYTLGTPGLKRHWFSTTFTVPAGADHLTGTATCACGGTSTLLRLVLVGPNGEYENWNSPQGTTNYAQVEQANPPAGTWTAYFYANANATGFKGNVNYDFLATKYKAVGSVSPAGAVLKPGQSQKFTVRQTLGANPGDVSAALAFTTGFHQVTTVPVTKRTLISTNNDGGTFTGALTGGNGRANTPSQTESYYFDVPRGKKNLAMNLTFSGSHAVSAYLESPDHQVVSLSTNIAVDAQGNESLQPSLTGYADAPAAGRWALVLDDNNPAILAGDLADPFAGRLGYNAVDASAKGLPSGKLAAGKAVTATVKIKNTGAAPLTVFADPRLNSSADYDLPAAQPLGATVALPFATTGAQPSFQIPTHTTELRASQSSTIAADFSASSPSGTPEIYGVSKGLTASVTVDSPWITQGVWGQDPTPVGPTNAAVTGSATEAESVTTLAFDRSAVAGTGDLWLAGVDPTAPALAPVTILPGQTGTITVTFTPTGKSGSKVSGVVYLDTYNAAFGTADELTGLPYSYTVK; this comes from the coding sequence ATGCAGTTTGCCCGCAGGCACCGCATCGCGGTGGTCGCGGTCACGGCACTGGGACTGGGAATCGGCACCTCCGCCGCGGCCCTGGCGAGTCCCATGTCCGCCAAGCCGTCGGCGGCCCAGCAGTTGGCCGCGCTGTCGACCGGCGCGAAGCACTCCGTGATCGTGCTGCTGAAGAACCAGCACCCCGAGCTTTCGGTCAAGACCGCCAAGTCCCAGCGCAAGGCGGCCACCGCCGCCGACCAGGCTCCGCTGGTCAGCAACGTGCAGGCCACCGGCGCGCAGGACATCAAGAAGTTCTCGGTGATCAACGGCTTCTCGGCCAAGATGACCGACGCCGAGGCCGCGAACCTGCGGCAGAACCCCTCCGTCGAGGCGGTCGTGGCCGACCAGCAGCGGGTCGTCGACCCGCTGTCCGACGCGCAGAAGGCGGCCATCGCGGACTCCGCCAAGGGCGCCGCCTCTGCTGGTACGGCGCAGACCGGTGCCGACGGCCAGACCCCGGCCGACAAGGTCCTGCCGGGCACCTGCCCGACCGACCCGAGCAAGCCGCTGCTGGAGCCTGAAGCGCTGCAGACCACGAACACCGCGTTCACCGACACCAACCGGCCGCAGGCCCAGAACCTGGTGGACGGCAAGGGCGTGAAGGTGGCGTGGATCGCCGACGGGCTGGACGTCAACAACCCGGACTTCATCCGGGCCGACGGCAGCCACGTGTTCAGCGACTACCAGGACTTCTCCGGTACGGACCCGAACGGCAACGAGAGCGGCGACGAGGCCTTCGGCGACGCCAGCTCCATCGCCGCGCAGGGCCTGCACAGCTACGACCTGTCCAAGTACGTCATGCCGCACCACCCGCTGCCCGCGGGCTGCAACATCACCGTCCGCGGTGTCGCCCCCGGCGCCTCGCTGGTCGGCCTGAACGTGTTCGGCGCGGCCAACCTGGTCTTCGACTCCACCGTCGTGCAGGCCATCGACTACGCGGTGAACGTGGACAACGTCGACGTCATCAACGAGTCGCTGGGCAGCAACGCCGAGCCCACCGAGGGCCTGGACGTGACCAGCCTGGCCGACGACGCGGCGGTCGCCGCCGGCGTCACGGTCGTCACCTCCACCGGCGACGGCGGCGTGACCAACACCGAGGGCCAGCCGGCCGTCGACCCGAACGTGGTCAGCGTCGGCGCCACCACCACCTTCCGGGACCAGGCGCAGACCGGTACCGGCGGCGCGCGGAACCTGGCCAGCGGCTGGGCCTCGAACAACACCGCGGCGCTGTCCTCCTCCGGCACCAACGTCAAGGACCGGGTTCCGGACCTGGTCGCGCCGGGCCAGGGCGGCTGGGCGCTGTGCAGCCCCGAGGCCCGCTTCAGCGCCTGTGTGGACTACAACGGCAACCCGGCCTCGCTGGAGGACTTCGGCGGGACGAGCATGGCCTCGCCGCTGGTCGCCGGCGGCGCCGCGTTGGTCATCGAGGCGTACGAGAACACCCACGGCGGGGTCCGTCCGACGCCGCAGCTGGTGAAGCAGATCCTCACCTCCTCGGCCAGCGACCTGGGCCTGCCGGCCGACCAGCAGGGCGCCGGTGAGCTGAACACCTACCGCGCGGTCCGGACGGCCATGTCCGTCAAGGACGGCAACGGCGCGCCGAAGGCGCAGGGCGACGGCCTGATGGCCACCACCGCCGGCGGCGACACCCAGGTCTCGATGATCGGCAACGGCGGCTCCAAGCAGAGCGCGTCCGTCACGCTGACCAACACCAGCCCGAACACCCAGACGGTGTCGGCGGACGTGCGGGAGCTGGACACCACGGTCGCGAACGTCTCCGGCACCAAGGCCGTGGACTTCACCGACCCGAACTCGCCGTGGTTCTACGAGGGCTACACCCTGGGGACCCCCGGCCTGAAGCGGCACTGGTTCAGCACCACGTTCACCGTCCCGGCCGGCGCCGACCACCTGACCGGCACGGCCACCTGCGCCTGCGGTGGCACCAGCACGCTGCTGCGCCTGGTGCTGGTCGGCCCGAACGGCGAGTACGAGAACTGGAACAGCCCGCAGGGCACGACCAACTACGCGCAGGTCGAGCAGGCGAACCCGCCGGCCGGCACCTGGACGGCGTACTTCTACGCCAACGCCAACGCCACCGGCTTCAAGGGCAACGTCAACTATGACTTCCTGGCCACCAAGTACAAGGCCGTCGGCTCGGTGAGCCCGGCCGGCGCGGTGCTCAAGCCGGGGCAGTCGCAGAAGTTCACGGTGCGGCAGACGCTGGGCGCCAACCCCGGCGACGTCTCCGCGGCGCTGGCCTTCACCACCGGGTTCCACCAGGTCACCACGGTGCCGGTGACCAAGCGGACGCTGATCTCCACGAACAACGACGGCGGCACCTTCACCGGTGCGCTGACCGGCGGCAACGGCCGCGCGAACACGCCGTCGCAGACCGAGTCGTACTACTTCGACGTGCCGCGCGGCAAGAAGAACCTGGCGATGAACCTGACGTTCAGCGGCAGCCACGCGGTCTCGGCCTACCTGGAGTCCCCGGACCACCAGGTGGTGTCGCTGAGCACGAACATCGCGGTGGACGCGCAGGGCAACGAGAGCCTCCAGCCCTCGCTGACCGGCTACGCCGACGCCCCGGCGGCCGGCCGCTGGGCCCTGGTCCTGGACGACAACAACCCGGCGATCCTGGCCGGCGACCTGGCCGATCCCTTCGCCGGCCGGCTGGGCTACAACGCGGTCGACGCCAGCGCCAAGGGCCTGCCCTCGGGCAAGCTCGCGGCCGGCAAGGCGGTGACGGCGACGGTGAAGATCAAGAACACCGGCGCGGCCCCGCTGACCGTGTTCGCCGACCCCCGTCTGAACAGCAGCGCCGACTACGACCTGCCGGCGGCGCAGCCGCTCGGCGCGACCGTCGCCCTGCCGTTCGCCACGACCGGCGCGCAGCCCTCGTTCCAGATCCCGACGCACACCACGGAGCTGCGCGCGTCGCAGTCCTCGACGATCGCCGCTGACTTCTCGGCCAGCAGCCCGTCGGGCACGCCGGAGATCTACGGTGTGTCCAAGGGCCTGACCGCCTCGGTCACCGTCGACTCGCCGTGGATCACCCAGGGCGTCTGGGGCCAGGACCCGACCCCGGTCGGGCCCACGAACGCCGCCGTGACCGGCAGCGCGACCGAGGCCGAGAGCGTCACCACGCTGGCCTTCGACCGCTCGGCCGTGGCCGGCACCGGCGACCTGTGGCTGGCCGGGGTCGACCCGACCGCGCCGGCGCTGGCCCCGGTGACGATCCTGCCCGGCCAGACCGGGACGATCACCGTCACGTTCACGCCGACCGGCAAGAGCGGCAGCAAGGTGAGCGGTGTCGTGTACCTGGACACCTACAACGCGGCGTTCGGCACCGCCGACGAGCTGACGGGCCTGCCCTACAGCTACACGGTGAAGTAG
- a CDS encoding ATP-grasp domain-containing protein, which translates to MIELPRTLVFSPRANDTSHVLASVAHRRGLLTEHLTGWRVPEGFLVGGPAHLYAGPLFADAVAAELDIALLEPPDDWLTRLPREAVCREIRMLTMAEAWTLRIPAFLKPPNDKSFPARVYLEGTQLPGPDAVDSDTPVLASDPVRFTVEFRLYAIDGEIVTGAQYAIEGDLDIEPLTGHESEQQILGFAREVLQESADKLPSAVVVDVGLIDEQPAVIEANAAWASGHYAADPERVLDVVLRAAGPMAEVGERDRVFLRPAAQRVD; encoded by the coding sequence ATGATCGAGCTGCCGCGCACGCTCGTCTTCTCACCGCGCGCCAACGACACCTCGCACGTCCTGGCCTCGGTCGCGCACCGCCGGGGCCTGCTCACCGAGCACCTGACCGGCTGGCGCGTCCCGGAGGGCTTTCTCGTCGGCGGGCCCGCGCACCTCTATGCCGGCCCGCTGTTCGCCGACGCGGTGGCCGCCGAGCTGGACATCGCTCTGCTGGAGCCGCCGGACGACTGGCTGACCCGGCTCCCACGCGAAGCGGTGTGCCGCGAGATCAGGATGCTGACGATGGCCGAGGCGTGGACGTTGCGCATCCCGGCGTTCCTGAAACCGCCCAACGACAAGAGTTTTCCGGCTCGTGTCTACCTTGAGGGCACACAACTGCCCGGCCCCGACGCCGTCGATTCCGACACCCCGGTACTCGCCAGCGATCCGGTCCGGTTCACCGTCGAGTTCCGGCTCTATGCGATCGACGGAGAGATCGTCACCGGCGCGCAGTACGCGATCGAAGGCGATCTCGACATCGAGCCGCTGACCGGCCACGAGTCGGAGCAGCAGATCCTCGGTTTCGCGCGGGAAGTACTCCAGGAGTCGGCCGACAAGCTACCGAGCGCGGTCGTGGTCGATGTCGGCTTGATCGATGAGCAGCCCGCGGTCATCGAGGCCAACGCGGCCTGGGCCTCGGGACACTATGCCGCCGACCCCGAACGGGTCCTGGACGTCGTGCTGCGCGCCGCCGGCCCGATGGCCGAGGTCGGCGAGCGGGACCGCGTCTTCCTGAGGCCGGCCGCCCAGCGCGTCGATTGA
- a CDS encoding AAA family ATPase, whose product MSSQPMPPRRNDAETSGSRNHVITGGGFSSVSAPAADAAPNGAPGLAELLTGHLGPDAGLFPVATTTWPPYEHVNVQGALDRWLSRNGTPFRLVGMAGFRHRMFGLSDLFHETGQHAMAISGVSMTDQPSGPGDQTSTCVQCGLYLVDGVDGPDDGDRTEDPRPPLAFLLRGTEMRGPQQDVSLEIACADRALARKAANEIRRLAVEFSVYRGHVLEFGAEVFGPHQAALSFHERPAMDREELILPPGMLEGIEAQILGVNRHRAALLAHGQHLKRGVLLFGPPGTGKTHTVRYLMSRLPETTVVVLTANALRLIGQACEIARALQPALVVVEDVDLIAQDRSAHMHATPLLFQLLNEMDGLDGDADVTFLLTTNRVDVLESALAMRPGRVDHAVEVPLPDAEGRARLLELYRGGLDLDLTKADSLIERMDGVTASFIKELIRRAALISLDEQDQGSAPEAAGSLHVSADHLDAALELLAGSRHQLTRRLLGAPDALA is encoded by the coding sequence ATGTCGTCACAGCCGATGCCGCCGCGCCGCAACGACGCCGAAACGAGCGGCTCACGGAACCACGTCATCACCGGGGGCGGATTCTCCTCTGTCTCCGCCCCCGCCGCGGACGCCGCCCCGAACGGCGCCCCCGGCCTCGCCGAACTCCTCACCGGCCACCTCGGCCCCGACGCCGGCCTGTTCCCCGTCGCCACCACGACGTGGCCGCCCTATGAGCACGTCAACGTCCAGGGCGCCCTGGACCGTTGGCTGTCCCGCAACGGCACCCCCTTCCGCCTGGTCGGCATGGCCGGCTTCCGGCACCGCATGTTCGGCCTGTCCGACCTGTTCCACGAGACCGGCCAGCACGCCATGGCGATCAGCGGCGTGTCCATGACCGACCAGCCCAGCGGCCCCGGCGACCAGACCAGCACCTGCGTCCAGTGCGGCCTGTACCTCGTGGACGGCGTCGACGGCCCCGACGACGGCGACCGCACCGAGGACCCGCGCCCGCCGCTGGCCTTCCTGCTGCGCGGCACCGAGATGCGCGGCCCGCAGCAGGACGTCAGCCTGGAGATCGCCTGCGCCGACCGCGCCCTGGCCCGCAAGGCCGCCAACGAGATCCGCCGGCTGGCCGTGGAGTTCAGCGTCTACCGCGGCCACGTCCTGGAGTTCGGCGCCGAGGTGTTCGGCCCGCACCAGGCCGCCCTGAGCTTCCACGAGCGTCCGGCCATGGACCGCGAGGAGCTGATCCTGCCGCCGGGGATGCTGGAGGGCATCGAGGCGCAGATCCTGGGCGTGAACCGGCACCGCGCGGCCCTGCTGGCGCACGGCCAGCACCTCAAGCGCGGCGTGCTGCTGTTCGGCCCGCCCGGCACCGGCAAGACCCACACCGTCCGGTACCTGATGAGCCGCCTGCCCGAGACCACCGTCGTGGTCCTCACCGCCAACGCCCTGCGCCTGATCGGCCAGGCCTGCGAGATCGCCCGCGCGCTGCAGCCGGCGCTGGTGGTGGTCGAGGACGTGGACCTGATCGCCCAGGACCGCTCGGCCCACATGCACGCCACCCCGCTGCTGTTCCAGCTCCTCAACGAGATGGACGGGCTCGACGGCGACGCCGACGTCACCTTCCTGCTCACCACCAACCGCGTCGACGTCCTGGAGTCGGCGCTGGCGATGCGGCCGGGCCGCGTGGACCACGCGGTCGAGGTGCCGCTGCCGGACGCCGAGGGCCGGGCCCGCCTGCTGGAGCTCTACCGCGGCGGCCTGGATCTGGACCTGACCAAGGCCGACAGCCTGATCGAGCGCATGGACGGGGTCACCGCCTCCTTCATCAAGGAGCTGATACGGCGGGCGGCGCTCATCTCCCTCGACGAGCAGGACCAGGGCTCCGCCCCCGAGGCCGCCGGCAGCCTGCACGTCAGCGCCGACCATCTCGACGCGGCGCTGGAACTGCTGGCCGGCTCCCGCCACCAGCTGACCCGAAGGCTCCTCGGCGCCCCGGACGCCCTCGCCTAG
- a CDS encoding alpha/beta hydrolase: protein MKVIGARRGRTISVVAMLLGGTLVAGCTSTGSVGGSGGSSGGSSSSSGGSSGSGSLPSGKFTSLQGFDSQQVSWGACTSEPADDPSADLSAFQCGTVVVPLDYTAPTGKDVTLALVKWPAADQANKLGSLFTNPGGPGASGVDFVEESKSEFDGALHAHYDIIGFDPRGLGRSDAITCLDDKTQDKLYEQDPPKDAAARAAKAEQDSKTLAAACEKKSGALLPYVGSKYVAQDMDLMRQVLGDKKLNYLGISYGTYIGSVYAEEFPANVGHMVLDGAVDPNADQLEADVQQQVGFEKSLEKFAGDCVTNYASQCPLSGSPTAAAQQLGHFIDGLQDHPLPSGDPNRPLDQTLGWTGVIIGLYGDVGSDWWKYLREGLTKAMKNGDGSELLAGADQYNGRDPEGHYSTEQNGLIAVRCADFTTPTPSASEVQTAYSQLKSGASILNSNLAPADLAQPMCANWPFQTQEKPHQIKAQGSDTILVIGTTDDPATPYQNAVNLANGFANARLLTRVGTGHAAFGSGNQCAASAMEAYLVSGTLPPQGERCTA, encoded by the coding sequence ATGAAGGTAATCGGGGCTCGCCGGGGCCGGACCATATCCGTCGTCGCGATGCTGCTCGGCGGGACCCTGGTCGCCGGGTGCACCTCGACCGGCTCGGTCGGCGGCAGCGGGGGGTCCTCCGGGGGCTCCTCCAGCTCCTCGGGCGGGTCCTCGGGGTCCGGTTCGCTGCCGAGCGGCAAGTTCACCTCGCTCCAGGGCTTCGACTCCCAGCAGGTCTCCTGGGGGGCCTGCACCAGCGAGCCGGCCGACGACCCGAGCGCGGACCTGAGTGCCTTCCAGTGCGGGACCGTCGTGGTCCCGCTGGACTACACCGCGCCCACGGGCAAGGACGTCACACTCGCCCTGGTGAAGTGGCCGGCCGCGGACCAGGCGAACAAGCTCGGCTCGCTGTTCACCAACCCCGGCGGGCCCGGCGCCTCCGGGGTGGACTTCGTCGAGGAGTCCAAGTCGGAGTTCGACGGCGCCCTGCACGCGCATTACGACATCATCGGCTTCGACCCGCGCGGGCTGGGCCGCAGCGACGCGATCACGTGCCTGGACGACAAGACCCAGGACAAGCTCTACGAGCAGGACCCGCCCAAGGACGCGGCGGCCCGGGCGGCGAAGGCCGAGCAGGACAGCAAGACCCTGGCCGCGGCCTGCGAGAAGAAATCCGGCGCCCTGCTGCCCTACGTCGGCTCCAAGTACGTCGCGCAGGACATGGACCTGATGCGCCAGGTCCTCGGCGACAAGAAGCTGAACTACCTCGGCATCTCCTACGGCACCTACATCGGCTCGGTGTACGCCGAGGAGTTCCCGGCCAACGTCGGCCACATGGTGCTCGACGGCGCCGTGGACCCGAACGCCGACCAGCTCGAGGCGGACGTCCAGCAGCAGGTCGGCTTCGAGAAGTCGCTGGAGAAGTTCGCCGGCGACTGCGTCACCAACTACGCCTCGCAGTGCCCGCTGTCCGGGAGCCCGACGGCCGCGGCGCAGCAGCTCGGCCACTTCATCGACGGCCTGCAGGACCACCCGCTGCCCAGCGGCGACCCGAACCGGCCGCTGGACCAGACGCTGGGCTGGACCGGCGTCATCATCGGGCTCTACGGCGACGTCGGCTCGGACTGGTGGAAGTACCTGCGCGAGGGGCTGACCAAGGCGATGAAGAACGGCGACGGCTCGGAGCTGCTGGCCGGCGCCGACCAGTACAACGGCCGCGACCCCGAGGGCCACTACAGCACCGAGCAGAACGGCCTGATCGCGGTGCGCTGCGCCGACTTCACCACCCCGACGCCCAGCGCCTCGGAAGTGCAGACCGCGTACAGCCAGCTCAAGTCCGGCGCCTCGATCCTGAACTCGAACCTGGCCCCGGCCGACCTGGCGCAGCCGATGTGCGCGAACTGGCCGTTCCAGACCCAGGAGAAGCCGCACCAGATCAAGGCGCAGGGCTCGGACACGATCCTGGTCATCGGCACCACCGACGACCCGGCGACGCCGTACCAGAACGCTGTGAACCTGGCGAACGGCTTCGCCAACGCGCGGCTGCTGACCCGCGTGGGCACCGGGCACGCGGCGTTCGGCAGCGGCAACCAGTGCGCCGCGTCGGCGATGGAGGCGTACCTGGTCAGCGGCACCCTTCCGCCGCAGGGGGAGCGGTGCACGGCGTGA
- a CDS encoding PPOX class F420-dependent oxidoreductase: MDAFLELLGARGRATLATIKKDGRPQLSVISYAYDPADQVIRVSITADRAKTHNMRRDPRVSLMVHPEAYKYAVYEGDAELSPVAQSPDDETVEELVRLYRAASGKEHPDWDEYRAAMIADKRLVLSIRVTHAYGMGV; this comes from the coding sequence ATGGATGCCTTCCTGGAACTCTTGGGCGCACGGGGACGCGCCACACTGGCGACGATCAAGAAGGACGGACGACCCCAGCTGTCGGTCATCAGCTACGCCTACGACCCCGCTGACCAGGTCATCCGGGTCTCGATCACCGCAGACCGGGCGAAGACCCACAACATGCGCCGGGACCCCCGCGTATCGCTCATGGTGCATCCGGAGGCCTACAAATACGCGGTGTACGAGGGCGACGCCGAGCTGTCACCGGTCGCCCAGAGTCCGGATGACGAGACGGTCGAGGAGTTGGTGCGTCTCTACCGCGCCGCGTCCGGCAAGGAGCACCCGGACTGGGACGAGTACCGGGCCGCGATGATCGCCGACAAGCGCCTGGTCCTGAGCATCCGGGTGACCCACGCCTACGGCATGGGGGTCTGA
- a CDS encoding YqjF family protein: MTQSWLDATFLHWAVDPEAVAPLLPAKVRPDVVDGVTYVGLIAFRMHRIGWWPLPGMPYLGTFPETNVRLYSVDEAGRRGVVFRSLEASRLLPVATARTAFRLPYRWARMSAYRYGDVYWYGSRRREPGLPHAQSLIGVQVGPAIETPSALDHFLTARWRLHFTLAGRTVHMPNAHPRWPLHQAELLACEEDLVAAAGLPGVSSRPPDSVLFSPGVPVRFGTPRAVSRD, encoded by the coding sequence ATGACCCAGTCCTGGCTGGACGCGACGTTCCTGCACTGGGCCGTCGATCCGGAGGCGGTGGCGCCGCTGCTGCCCGCCAAGGTGCGGCCGGACGTCGTCGACGGGGTGACCTACGTCGGACTCATCGCCTTCCGTATGCACCGGATCGGATGGTGGCCGCTGCCCGGGATGCCGTACCTGGGGACGTTCCCGGAGACCAACGTGCGGCTGTACTCGGTGGACGAGGCCGGGCGGCGCGGTGTGGTGTTCCGGTCGCTGGAAGCCTCGCGGCTGCTGCCGGTGGCCACGGCGCGGACGGCGTTCCGGCTGCCGTACCGCTGGGCGCGGATGTCGGCGTACCGCTACGGGGACGTGTACTGGTACGGCTCGCGGCGCCGCGAGCCGGGGCTGCCGCACGCGCAGAGCCTGATCGGGGTGCAGGTGGGGCCGGCCATCGAGACGCCGTCCGCGCTGGACCACTTCCTGACGGCCCGGTGGCGGCTGCACTTCACCCTCGCCGGCCGGACCGTGCACATGCCGAACGCGCATCCCCGGTGGCCGTTGCACCAGGCGGAACTGCTCGCGTGCGAGGAGGACCTGGTCGCCGCGGCCGGGCTGCCGGGAGTCTCGTCCCGGCCGCCGGACAGCGTCTTGTTCTCGCCGGGAGTGCCGGTGCGGTTCGGGACGCCGCGCGCCGTCAGCCGGGATTGA
- a CDS encoding RibD family protein, with protein MLERPHVILSAAMSLDGHLDDTTPDRLMLSDDADFDRVDALRAGSDAIMVGAETIRRDDPRLLVRDPERRADRVRRGLPEHPVKVTVTGAGALDPVARFFTTGGHKLVYCADAAVPAQADRLAAVADTEVVAAGALVDFPGILADLKRRGVDRLMVEGGSSLHTRFLAEDLADEIHLAIAPFFVGDDRAPRFVRAADFPQNARHRMTLAETRPIGDLVFVRYLISRFNPG; from the coding sequence ATGCTCGAGCGCCCCCACGTGATCCTCAGCGCCGCCATGTCCCTGGACGGCCACCTCGACGACACCACCCCCGACCGCCTCATGCTCTCCGACGACGCGGACTTCGACCGGGTGGACGCGCTCCGGGCCGGCTCCGACGCGATCATGGTCGGCGCCGAGACCATCCGGCGCGACGACCCCCGCCTGCTGGTCCGCGATCCGGAGCGGCGCGCGGACCGGGTGCGGCGCGGTCTGCCGGAGCACCCGGTCAAGGTGACGGTGACCGGCGCCGGCGCGCTGGACCCCGTCGCGCGCTTCTTCACCACCGGCGGCCACAAGCTGGTCTACTGCGCCGACGCCGCGGTGCCGGCGCAGGCCGACCGGCTGGCCGCCGTCGCGGACACCGAGGTGGTGGCGGCCGGCGCGCTCGTCGACTTCCCCGGCATCCTCGCGGATCTGAAGCGGCGCGGCGTCGACCGGCTGATGGTCGAGGGCGGCAGCTCGCTGCACACCCGGTTCCTCGCCGAGGACCTCGCCGACGAGATCCACCTGGCGATCGCGCCGTTCTTCGTCGGCGACGACCGGGCTCCGCGCTTCGTGCGGGCCGCCGACTTCCCGCAGAACGCGCGGCACCGCATGACCCTGGCGGAGACCCGGCCGATCGGCGATCTGGTCTTCGTGCGCTATCTGATCAGCCGCTTCAATCCCGGCTGA